The Setaria viridis chromosome 9, Setaria_viridis_v4.0, whole genome shotgun sequence sequence TCTTATAATATGTTTGCCAGGTAAAACTTATAGCACATACATTGGCTATTTTAACTTCTTCAAGCTGGTGTCTGTTATCAATTTCCTTGTGAACGAGGTTCTGACAGAAAATTCAGTGCAATTCTTTTAGTTATCAAATGGTAAATATTCCAAACCATTGTTTTCCCAAAAATTTTCTTCAAGGAAATTTACCTCCATTACGGATGTTTGATTCATTTCAGGAGTGACTATGGCCTGAACAGCAAGCACAGAATTACTGCGGAGCAACTGGATCTCTGACTCCAAAATGGCAATCTTGCTTTCCAGTCTAAACAGACAATTTCTTTTACTTGTGAGCCTTTATCATAGGATATGAACACAGtccagaaagaaaagaaaaaatgcgAATGCGAGGTATGCATATTGAGGAAGATACCTTTCTATCTGTTTTGATTTATCCTCATCTGCTGATGCAACAACCAAAGATTGTTGTCGTAGAACTTGGTTTTCAGATTCCATACTGGATAAACTTGTTTCAAGCCTGCAGCAAATAGTAGAGGTAGTGTATGGGTAGGGCTTGTAATCTTAACAAGTTAATTTGACCAAAGCAGAAAAAATCATTAATACCTTTCAATCATCTCTTGAAGTTGATTAACCTTGGATTCTCGTTCTAGTGTCTCCTGTGACAATTCATCAGATCGTTTTTGCAACTCAAGAAGCTTCTCTTCAAGATCTTCAGCCTTCTGTTTAAATGTACTTACTTCATCCTGGATCCAAACGTGGATGTGAGAATTTCTCTAAAGGGTTAAATTATATTATGTCTGAATAAAAATGTGGAATTTATTGGGGGTTGATTACCTCAAGTTCTTTATTTTTACTTGTCAACTGCTCAACTTCTGCAGTATCCACAACTGGCACTTCTACTATCTTTGGTGGTGCCTGTTCAATTGCTAACTTCGCGGCTTCTTTCTCCTTCAATATTGCTGCATGGGCTTCCTCAATCTTTTCTTGCATTTCTTGCAATGCAGATTGCAACTTTCCAATTTCTTGGCCCTTGGCTTCTTCAAGGTCAGTCTACCAGCAAGACAAAGTTAATAAACTCATTTGGGACCAAGTAGCATACTAAAGCACTACAGAAACTGCCATATTGATCCAGGTGAATTACCCTCAAACGCTTCTCAACATCTAACCGCCATGTAAGTTCTTCTACTCTCTTTTCAAGCTTGTCTTTAGCTTCTTTGAGTGCACCAGTCTCTCTCGCTTCCTGTTTAGATAGCTATGCTTACTTTACATGCATTAATAAGGAATGATGTATTATGTTTCACATGTGAAGTTAGACAAACCATTCTCAGTTTCCGAAGTTCCTTTCTTGCAATACGTGCCCTCCACAAGCACTGAAGAATCAACGAAGCTCTCTTTTGCTGCTTATAAGCAACATAAGCTTTGTGTTGGCGCCATCGAGTCTGTGATTCATAAAGCAGTTACTTATGGTTTCTTATGAAAACTAACTACAAATCATCTGTTACAGCGCGAACCTGGATAATTATGGAAGCCTTGGTCTCTCTTCGGAACCTGTGTTCATTGCGAGCTGCCATTGCTCGTAATCCTGTCTGTATTACTATAGCTGATTCATATACTTGAAGGTACGCTTTTCTGGCAGAATGGGTACGTGCATGCTTTTGTATCCTAATTGAAGCAGCATCTCTTCTCATATACTCAAAAAGCTTTCTAGCTAGTCTTGCTGCAGGATTTGATTACATTATACGTCAGTTTCAGGTACGACCAGTTTTACTGACCTTAAAGACACAAAGTGCTCCGAGCAGTGAAGAAATACCTCTCCAGAACTTCTGAGATTTAATTGAGGCTTTTCGTAAGTTGACGAATTCCTTTCGCATAAGATGTGTCTTTATACGCCTCTGGATTAGTCGCGCAGCATTTGCCAATACTTCTGCTCTTCGAGCATCCAGCTCTGCCATCTGACCAGCTCTTAAGAATACCTTTGTTTTCCCTATCTGATATAAACAAAGGTCACATGTGAGATTAGGTCTTGCGAAAAAAGTTTATGCTGTATAAGATTGTTTTATCTCCTGTATTCACCCATTGACATAGGCTACCTGATATCCTTTCAAACCCATTCTATCACATATGGCTGCACAAGCGGCCTTCTCATCAGAGCTGCAAAAGCATTGAGCTCACTTTAATCGTTCAGAAAAATCAGAATATATTTTACTGGCATATTTCACTTAGAGCTTCACCCCTATTTATATCACCTACTTAAATCCCAAGCTAGAGCATTCATACCTGTCCACAAGCTCTGGTGCAAGCATTCCAAACCGATCAATGAACTCATCAAATGTCCTCTTTGTTGGATAGCCAGCACAGCTGATCCGGATTGCTTCCAGAACACCCTGTACCATGACCATGTGCAAATGTTGAACCAATTGAGTTGTAGAacttgaaataatggaacaTAGTAGAACAAATTCCACATACATACCCCACATCTCAATTGATTCAAGACGTTGAAGTTCTCAAAGATGCCTGGTTTCAGTACAGTATTAGGCTTCACACATCTAATGTAGTGAGGTTCTGTTGTACTCAGTGTTTCCATGAGGGATTGCAGTTGTTGCTGCATATATCATGGCTAAAAGGGTTACTGGCCATTCAAAAGCCAAACATAGAGATCTCGTTCCAATATGACACACCTTAAAGCGAGTACCGATTGAAGAGAATTTGGACTGTTTAGAAGTCTCCTCAGGTAATGGAGGAAAGAGATTTGCAACAAAATGGCACCTTGAAGAATTTAGTAGAGCTTGATGTTCAGCTACCACATAGTCTTTGTTCTTATCTAGGAACTGATCTGCTTGATATGTGACCTATTAATTGAACAGCTTGTTAAAACTCAATGCTGGTAGATCTTATAATTCATATCTTAACTGAATGGTTGCTTACATCTCCTGCATAGTGGTTGATTGTAAAGGCGGTGCGAGCAAGTTTGGGCTTGCTGAAGCGCTTATGTGCCTTGTATGTTTGGTACATCTTCTGGGCAAATGTTTCATGTGTGGACTTTGGAAACATGCTGCATGAAAGACATATGTCATATCCTTATATTTTCCTTCGAATTGCACGccatggaattttttttctagcaGGGAAACTATCCTATGTTAATATTTAGTGACAACAAAAATATATTGAAGAATGTTTTAGAGGTATATCAGTTTGCGCATGAAGATACATAGATAGTTTCTCAAATTAATCTTCTCTAAATTCCATTAAAAACAACTCCTTAGGGTCCACAAATCATACCATGCCTCATCCAGGAGAGCAATTATTCCTCCAGGTTTCTGCATGCAATGTTCGAGCGTTATTGATCAGCTAATATTTGACTCTTCTGTAAAAGGAGTACATATACTACTGATATGCTCCCAGAAATTACCTTCTCAAGCAGGTCCAGCACATCCTGATTGTCTACAAATTCAACATAGCTCCAGTCTATTTCTTCCCTTGTGTATTCCTCTTGCTCCATCTTAAACACATGCTGCAATAGGAACTCGTGTTAGATATATCCATAGACATTAGGTATTCATTAATTATTCTCTTAGTATCTTCAAATCTTGTCTAACCTGATTGAAGTGCTGCTGCAACTTCTCGTTTGTCAAATTGATGCATAGTTGCTCGAAACTGTCACATGTGCAGAATTTGAATcgtgtttcagcttttcaggtACCAAAAAATAGTATAAAGCTAAAAATGCGAAGTCATACTTGCAGTAAGACCAGACAGTTCTAAACTGCTAACGGCAAACCTGTTAATCTTGAAGCTCTCGAATCCATAGATATCAAGCACGCCTATTATATCGGTCGCATCTGGATCCTGACCAATAGAGTTATTGATCTTGTCTACAATCCTGTCAATTAAAATAAGAACCCAATTGTTTAGATGGCCTCCAGTACTAGTGGTGCTGGTACAAGTCTGAAGTGGTAACTCAACATTCAGACTGCATCTTTCAGTCTGTAGTCTTTACATATAGCTGACAGCTAACACTAGTAGCACtcatgtttttcttctttttacgCATTTATGAACATGATGTCTTCATTCTTACCAGTCAAACAGTCTTGAGTATACCGTCTTTGCTAAAGCATCACGACTTAGTGCAGCAGAATCTGGATCAAGGGGTTTCGTGATATTTCCATCAGGTGTTACAATAACTCGCTGGCAAAGGGAATCTTCAAGGGCCTTCTCGTTACACCTGAAGACAAGTTTATGCTTTAGATAGCAGAAAGATGCAGATCATCCAAAAGAACTTTTGAAAGATACTGGACTTACATTAGCAGTTCTGCAACTGTTTTCAAGTGATGGACTGATTTATCGTCTCTCAACTTGGATGAGTCAATTTCCTTTCCTTTGGAGAATTCAATATTTCCTAGGTGAAGGATTGCAGCTACTACTCTGAAGATTGCATCCTTGAGCAGTGCAGAAGATGAATTAGTTCTCGCGTCAGCAATGTATTTGCTATTCTATGCAATTCTTCTTCTAATGTGGAGTACGGAATACCTGTTCCTCTTGATCAATGCCAACGATATCCATAGCATTTCTGGTTTCAATGTATTCTCTTGCATCATCCACATTTGCTACTTCGTAGCAGTTTGTTTGGTTCAAGTAATGGAATGATCTTGGGTCTCCTACCTTGAACCTTTTTACATCCTGAAATAAGTTGATCATTCTAAAGAAGTTGGTTTTTGGTCACTTTAACCAAGAAGAAACTAGAGGCTGTACTTTTTGTTCTTCTTGACAATTACCTCAGGGGGCGCGTTACAAAGCATGTAAAAGCAATGGTAGTTCCTCTCAGGATCAGAGACCTGACATACTCGCGATCGTTCGAGGAGATATGTGCGAACAGCAGCCCCAGATATCTTCCCATACTTGTCGAATTGGATTTCAACAAACTTACCGAAGCGACTGAAAAAATTGACACGTTTAAGTTATGCtataaaaaaatccaaaatgtAGTATATTGTCAAAGTGCAGTTGCAGTTACTGATTCAAGAGTCCACCTTGAGTTATTGTTCTTCACTGTCTTTGCGTTACCAAATGCTTCTAGTACTGGGTTAGACTATATATGCGCATAGTACAAGAATAACGGGAGTTAGCGCGGACGCTGAGATCAAAGAGGAGGAAAAATGTGAAAGAAAAATGACCAGTTTTTTCCTACCTCTAGAACCTGTTGCTCAACAGTACGCCCCTCCGTGCCGGACCTTCCTCCCATGAATGCAAGATACCTCATGAGCATCTTCGTCGTCTCCGTCTTACCAGCACCACTCTCGCCACTCACCAAGATGGACTGGCTCCCGTGATCATTGATCAGCGCCCTGAAATTTTTGCCAACAACAAGGAAGAACGCCGATCAAAGTTCAGAGGCAATGAAGCGTCTACAGAGATTCTGATTGCAATAACAACAGAACACACAGACCTGTAACAGGCGTCTGCAATGGCGAAGAGATGGGGGCTGAGCTCCCCAAAGGTGGCGCCCTTGTACTGCTCCATCATGTGCACGTCATACAGATGAGGCAGCCTCTGGAAAGGGTTCACCGCAATCAAGATGTTCCCGGTGTACGTCTGCCATGCCAACATTGTTAGCTAGCTGAAAGCCTGGAACTAACACAGTTCTGCTAGCTGTTCTGGACAGGAAGAAAACTGAGGCGGAGGTCTCTGGACGGCAGGGGTACTCACGTATATCTCGTTGAGACCGTACCGGCAGGAGAGGTTGTGCAGGACCCCTGGCTCGTGGAGGTACGCCAGCTTCGTCATGTCGTCCACTCCCGAAGGCGGCGCTTCCGTGTCCTTGGGGTATATGCTACCAAGGCTTGCCACAACCTGAAACCAATTGCTCCAATCTTAGAACGTACTACATGTTAAGCTGTGGAAATCAATCACAACGAGCATCGACGTCATCTCGCAGTAACAGGTCCAACCAGGCAATTCGACAAATCGTTGTCAGGCATCCGAGTTTGCCTTGATAAACTAAAGTTTGCCTTCAATAGTTCAATTCTGAACATTTTGCGTCATTCTCGATGAGTTCCGCGACTATTCGACGCCCTTTTTTCTGCTCGTGAGTCCATGCGATTCGCACCGAACAGTTTCAAATCTCACAGGCTCTAGCTCAACTCATTTGATCTCGACCACACAGTGCACGCGCAGTGCGCGCGTGAATTTTCAAGGActgctgctgcagcggcggcggctacccCGGTTGGATTGGTGAAAGAGAAACAAACCGAGAGTTGAATGAATGAGGCATCGGAGAACGCACCGTTTTGCCATTGGTGGTGGCGATGGTGGCGTCGCGGCCTTTGATCTCGGTGACGACGCCGTCGACCCAGGCCTCGCCGGGGTCCTCCAACCACACGTGCGAGCCGACGATGATGTTCACCGGCGTCCCCTGCGTGATCAAGCAACAAGTAAGGAACATATTGCTACTCCAAGCACACACACCGTACCATCTTTCCAGCAAGGTGGAATAAAGACAAGAAAAACTGACCATCTGGTCGCCGATCCCCGGCTGCCGGCGAATTCGAtcagctcgtcgtcgtcgtcggccgacGGCAGGAACGGCTCATGGGAGCTCGCGATCACTCGATCGGAGctgcgagcgagcgagcgagcgagcgataGAGGAGGTTATCGATCAGCGGGTGGCTGGCTGCGAGCTGATGCGCACGCGAACAGGTGgaaagggggcggcgcggggcggtcCGCGGCCTGGTGGAGCAACGGAAAGCGTAGGGAGGAAGGAATATACAAGCTGGTGACCTGGTGTGCGGGGGGAGGCAGGGCGATGCGGAGTGGGGTGGCGGTCGCCGGGTGTGAGCTGGTTCGGCTCTCCCTTTTGCtgggagagggaaaaaaaaagagggcgGAATCGCTATGGCCACTCGAGCGCCGCCCCCACGGAGCACGTGCTGTTGGAGCAAAATGACACCCGGCATGTTCTCCAGAAAGAACAAAatacatttttatttattttttattatggCCAATCTCATTATTAGGGCAAAAATGTCAATAGCCTGAGCTtacggttttttttttttgagaccaATAGCCTGAGCTTACGTGACGGTGAACTCATTGTAGATCGGTTGTTTAGGCCTTTAGGGCTCATCATCAtactagggggtgtttggatacaccatTCTAAATTTGAGTacctgtttggatactaattaatagtattaaatatagtctaattataaaactaattgcacagatggagtctaattcgcgagacgaatctattgagcctaattagtccatgatttgacaatgtgatgctacagtaaccatttgctaatgctAGAtgaattaggcttaatagattcatctcgcgaattagtataggggttatgtagttagttttataattagcttatatttagtcctcctaattagcgttcgaacatccgatatgatcctcctaaagtttagcatctcgtataAAAACCCCTTACAGTTTAGACTTGCTTAACCCCTTACAGTTTAGACTTGCTTGCAGTCTTGCAGAAGGCAGGAAATGTGACTGGTGAAGCGACATAAATAGGCTCAAGCCTcgaaatttggaaaaaaaatttgtttcatAACCCAACAGGAAGAAAAAGCTGCTgctaaggctaatcccagtggggatttcatagaggtttcatgcacattaaatatagtgacacatcagcatatgtgatgacatggcatgatagttatgaagtgagagagggaaggagtttcatcaggatgaaactgtgtatacactgtttccaagactatgaaacttgcattgggggctatagagtttcatttcatctaaccatatccaatcacatacctcacaattaaatgtcatggtcatcctatgaaatcgtgaaatgaaactatgcactgggaCTCTctatttcattcatgagaatacacctcatgggatgatgtgacatccttggaaacagtgcgatgaaaccttgcactgggactagcctaatCAATTGTCTCACGTACAGGAAGAAAAAACCCTTTCCAGGAAGCATAAATAATCGCGCGGTCTCGAGCTGGCCGAATTATCGCCAATCTGTTCGGTCGGTACCTCGATCCAAAATATTCAGAGCGTGGAAGTACCAAAGTGGTGGTCTGGTGGGTGCTTTGGGTGGTTCGGCCAGTCGGCCAGCTCGTGGCCGGCGCGGCTGTCGTGCGGCCCCGCTCCTGCAGCCTACACGAGCTCGGCGGCTTCTCGACAGCGGCCGGTCGGTGGGCGCTGGCCGCTGGGCGGTGGCTTCCAGCCTTCCCCTGCTTCTTTCGGCCGCCCGGTGGGGGAAACAAAAGGGACGTCCCCGAAAGCGGGGAGAGGAAAAATTGTGCCTTTCGGCCGGTCGCTTCGTTGGACtggccatcaccaccaccgccaaCAGCGTCTCGGAATCGGCGGCCTCGCCACCCGACTCGACAGGTTCCCACCTGCGTCTCCCTGCCGAATCTGACGCGAACGAAAACTCACCGGGGACGGGGAGCTGCCCGGCGCCGGGTCGCATGTggcgtgccggcgccgccggttCGGCACGTCGGGACTGCCCTTCGGGCGGCACGTCTGTGTGGCATCGCGCGTGGGCTTGAACGAGGACAGGGTCCCACGCGTAAGTCATTGGGCCGTGGGCCCAATCGGAGTTGTGGTAGCCTGAGTAGGACCAAGTCaaactttcctttttttttggtgggggggtggggggtacCTTTGGCTACCAACATCTATAAATATTTGCATCACGAGTGAAATCTGTGGACCAGCCGACCGGATTCTGTATATTTGTACCGTCCTAGAGGATGGACGGTAGCCATTTACTCATTTCTTTTAGAGAACTTGCAAGACCAACCTGgggtttttttggagttggcgACAACCTTAATCCG is a genomic window containing:
- the LOC117838299 gene encoding myosin-12, with the protein product MGTPVNIIVGSHVWLEDPGEAWVDGVVTEIKGRDATIATTNGKTVVASLGSIYPKDTEAPPSGVDDMTKLAYLHEPGVLHNLSCRYGLNEIYTYTGNILIAVNPFQRLPHLYDVHMMEQYKGATFGELSPHLFAIADACYRALINDHGSQSILVSGESGAGKTETTKMLMRYLAFMGGRSGTEGRTVEQQVLESNPVLEAFGNAKTVKNNNSSRFGKFVEIQFDKYGKISGAAVRTYLLERSRVCQVSDPERNYHCFYMLCNAPPEDVKRFKVGDPRSFHYLNQTNCYEVANVDDAREYIETRNAMDIVGIDQEEQDAIFRVVAAILHLGNIEFSKGKEIDSSKLRDDKSVHHLKTVAELLMCNEKALEDSLCQRVIVTPDGNITKPLDPDSAALSRDALAKTVYSRLFDWIVDKINNSIGQDPDATDIIGVLDIYGFESFKINSFEQLCINLTNEKLQQHFNQHVFKMEQEEYTREEIDWSYVEFVDNQDVLDLLEKKPGGIIALLDEACMFPKSTHETFAQKMYQTYKAHKRFSKPKLARTAFTINHYAGDVTYQADQFLDKNKDYVVAEHQALLNSSRCHFVANLFPPLPEETSKQSKFSSIGTRFKQQLQSLMETLSTTEPHYIRCVKPNTVLKPGIFENFNVLNQLRCGGVLEAIRISCAGYPTKRTFDEFIDRFGMLAPELVDSSDEKAACAAICDRMGLKGYQIGKTKVFLRAGQMAELDARRAEVLANAARLIQRRIKTHLMRKEFVNLRKASIKSQKFWRARLARKLFEYMRRDAASIRIQKHARTHSARKAYLQVYESAIVIQTGLRAMAARNEHRFRRETKASIIIQTRWRQHKAYVAYKQQKRASLILQCLWRARIARKELRKLRMEARETGALKEAKDKLEKRVEELTWRLDVEKRLRTDLEEAKGQEIGKLQSALQEMQEKIEEAHAAILKEKEAAKLAIEQAPPKIVEVPVVDTAEVEQLTSKNKELEDEVSTFKQKAEDLEEKLLELQKRSDELSQETLERESKVNQLQEMIERLETSLSSMESENQVLRQQSLVVASADEDKSKQIERLESKIAILESEIQLLRSNSVLAVQAIVTPEMNQTSVMENLVHKEIDNRHQLEEVKIANEQVAVPPVKNLSKQKSLTDRQQENHDALIKSLVGDRRFDDKKPAAACIVYKSLLHWHSFEAEKTNIFDRIIQTIRSSVEGAESSGELAYWLSTTSTLLCLLQNTLKASSSLRKGSNHSRTATGSLFSRMVQSARISSSGLGVTSGYSGMVGRPDTASMVEAKYPAIRFKQQLTAYVEKIYGTIRDNLKKEISPFLTLCIQAPRANRMRPSRGSLKSIHSNALSRQASSVHWQSIVKCLDHTLEIMKNNHVPPMIIKKTFSQVYAYLNVQLFNSLLLRRECCSFSNGEFLKAGLQELEQWCSRTTEEYAGASWDELQHIRQAVGFLVLHQKSHKNLEEIMNELCPVLSITQIYRIATMFWDDKYGAQGLSQEVIGKMRTMTTDDSITTPNSSFLLDDDSSIPISLDDIARLMLDIDPSDVEPPPLLRQNSQFHFLLQQHTD